In a single window of the Candidatus Bathyanammoxibius amoris genome:
- the rpmI gene encoding 50S ribosomal protein L35 yields MPKAKTHRGLAKRVKVTASGKIKHRRAYTSHLMSTKNGKRGRQLRTKGIIEGTVARKIRRLLGQ; encoded by the coding sequence ATGCCGAAAGCAAAAACACACAGGGGACTCGCGAAGAGAGTAAAGGTCACCGCCAGCGGAAAGATAAAGCACCGGAGGGCCTATACAAGCCACCTCATGTCCACAAAGAACGGCAAACGGGGCCGTCAACTGAGGACAAAGGGCATTATCGAAGGCACCGTGGCCCGGAAGATAAGACGGCTTTTAGGTCAATAA
- the thrS gene encoding threonine--tRNA ligase yields the protein MIKVVLPDGIEKTYQERTTVGEVAEDLGDPFKKRAIAGKTNGTLVDLNAPLTHDTSLSIVTEDSPEALDILRHSTAHIMAQAVCRLFSGAKLGIGPTIENGFYYDFHLERPLTQKDLENVEAEMKKIINENLTFHREALPRDEAIKKMDVERQPYKLELINNIDPGEEVSFYAQGEFMDLCRGPHIPSSGRVSAFKLLSVAGAYWRGKETNPMLQRIYGTAFFRQKELDKYLKLLEEVKKRDHRRLGKDLDLYSIQEDVGPGLVLWHPKGARIRNVIEDFWREEHYKRGYEIVYSPHIAKSGLWHTSGHWDFYSESMFSPFEMDAAEYLVKPMNCPFHILIFKSEMRSYRDLPLRFAEMGTVYRYERSGVLHGLLRVRGFTQDDAHIFCTPEQLEEEIVGVIELADHMLTSFGFKEYEIELAVRGKGEKGKYIGSDETWGMAEQALKRALEIKDLPYYLGEGEAKFYGPSIDIKVKDALGRGWQGPTIQVDFNLPERFDVHYVGPDGKEHRVVMVHRTVLGAMERFLGNLIEHYGGAFPLWLAPVQVKVLPVSDAVNDYARAIKKKLDQEGLRAECDNTNQRVGYKIRQGILEKVPYLLIVGGKEMDGKLVSVRSRKNGDEGQCAIEELLERLHKEIKEKA from the coding sequence ATGATAAAGGTAGTTTTACCGGACGGTATAGAAAAGACTTATCAAGAGAGAACCACTGTTGGTGAGGTCGCTGAAGATCTGGGCGACCCCTTCAAGAAGAGGGCTATCGCGGGGAAGACCAACGGCACGCTGGTCGACCTAAACGCCCCGCTCACTCACGACACATCGCTCTCCATAGTCACCGAGGACTCACCGGAGGCCTTGGACATACTCCGCCACAGTACCGCTCACATAATGGCACAGGCCGTATGCAGGCTCTTCTCCGGGGCAAAGCTGGGCATCGGCCCCACCATAGAGAACGGCTTTTACTATGACTTTCACCTTGAGCGGCCGCTGACCCAAAAAGACCTGGAGAACGTAGAAGCGGAGATGAAAAAGATCATCAACGAGAACCTAACCTTTCACAGAGAGGCCCTGCCCAGGGACGAGGCCATAAAAAAGATGGACGTGGAACGTCAGCCCTACAAGTTAGAGCTAATCAATAACATTGACCCGGGAGAAGAGGTAAGCTTCTACGCGCAGGGGGAGTTCATGGACCTCTGTCGCGGTCCGCACATACCCAGTTCAGGCCGCGTCTCCGCGTTTAAGCTCCTCAGTGTGGCGGGGGCGTACTGGAGGGGCAAAGAAACAAACCCTATGCTCCAGCGTATATACGGCACGGCGTTCTTCCGGCAGAAGGAACTTGATAAATATCTAAAATTGCTCGAGGAGGTAAAGAAGCGCGACCACAGACGCCTGGGAAAGGACCTGGACCTCTACAGCATCCAGGAAGACGTCGGCCCCGGTCTTGTGCTCTGGCACCCGAAGGGCGCACGCATCCGCAACGTAATAGAAGACTTCTGGCGCGAGGAGCATTACAAGAGGGGCTATGAGATTGTCTACAGCCCGCACATCGCAAAGTCCGGACTATGGCACACCAGCGGCCACTGGGACTTCTACAGCGAGAGCATGTTCAGTCCCTTTGAGATGGATGCCGCCGAGTATCTGGTAAAACCCATGAACTGCCCCTTCCACATCCTCATCTTCAAGTCCGAAATGAGGAGCTACCGCGACCTCCCGTTGAGGTTCGCGGAGATGGGCACGGTCTACAGATACGAACGCTCCGGGGTGCTCCACGGACTCCTCCGTGTCAGGGGGTTCACTCAGGACGACGCCCACATATTCTGCACGCCAGAGCAGTTGGAGGAGGAGATCGTCGGGGTGATAGAGCTGGCCGACCACATGCTCACCTCCTTTGGTTTTAAGGAATACGAGATAGAGCTGGCCGTCAGGGGTAAGGGAGAAAAGGGGAAATATATCGGTTCTGACGAGACCTGGGGCATGGCCGAGCAGGCCCTAAAGAGGGCCCTTGAGATAAAAGACCTGCCCTACTACCTGGGTGAGGGAGAGGCCAAGTTTTACGGCCCTTCCATAGACATCAAGGTGAAAGACGCCCTCGGCAGGGGCTGGCAGGGACCGACCATCCAGGTGGATTTCAACCTCCCGGAACGCTTTGACGTCCATTACGTAGGTCCCGACGGCAAGGAACACAGGGTGGTAATGGTACACCGCACGGTGCTGGGCGCCATGGAACGCTTCCTGGGCAACCTGATAGAGCACTACGGCGGGGCCTTCCCGTTGTGGCTCGCGCCCGTGCAGGTAAAGGTGCTGCCCGTCTCAGACGCCGTCAATGATTATGCCCGCGCTATAAAGAAAAAACTCGACCAGGAAGGCCTGAGGGCGGAATGTGACAACACAAACCAGCGGGTCGGCTATAAGATAAGACAGGGAATCCTCGAAAAGGTCCCCTATCTCCTGATAGTCGGCGGCAAGGAAATGGACGGCAAACTGGTATCCGTCAGGAGCCGCAAGAACGGCGACGAAGGACAGTGTGCCATTGAAGAACTCCTGGAACGCCTGCACAAAGAGATTAAAGAAAAGGCGTAA
- the infC gene encoding translation initiation factor IF-3, with product MNERITAREVRLISESGEQLGIVPFKEALEKAKEGDLDLVEVAREATPPVCRLMNYGKFKYKQKKTHNKPHTTHLKEMRLRPKTGLGDRTTKINKARKFLEKRHKVLVNMLFRGRERAHMEGARDKLMEFANELDDIAKVEKMPTMDGRRMGMILAPKEKH from the coding sequence ATAAACGAACGGATTACTGCAAGAGAGGTGAGACTTATCAGCGAGTCCGGCGAACAGCTGGGCATAGTTCCCTTCAAGGAGGCGCTGGAAAAGGCGAAGGAGGGGGATCTGGACCTTGTAGAGGTGGCCCGCGAGGCTACCCCGCCCGTCTGCCGGCTGATGAATTACGGCAAATTTAAGTATAAACAAAAGAAAACCCACAACAAACCGCACACCACACATCTGAAGGAAATGAGGCTGAGACCCAAGACTGGCCTGGGCGACAGAACAACAAAAATTAATAAGGCCAGGAAATTCCTTGAAAAGAGGCACAAGGTTTTGGTAAATATGTTGTTTCGCGGCAGAGAGCGCGCGCACATGGAAGGCGCAAGAGATAAGTTGATGGAGTTCGCGAATGAGCTTGACGACATAGCCAAGGTTGAAAAGATGCCGACCATGGACGGGCGCCGCATGGGAATGATACTGGCACCCAAGGAAAAACACTAA
- the rplT gene encoding 50S ribosomal protein L20, which produces MPRAKKGAAKKRGRKRILKEAEGFWGGRKNLYGKAKETLLRAGAYAYRDRKARKRQFRKLWVIRINAAARERGLSYSLFMSGLIKAGVEIDRKQLAEMAVNDPQSFDKVFETAKSQLQAA; this is translated from the coding sequence ATGCCAAGGGCCAAAAAAGGAGCGGCCAAGAAACGCGGAAGGAAGAGAATCCTGAAAGAAGCCGAGGGCTTCTGGGGGGGGCGGAAGAACCTTTACGGTAAAGCCAAAGAAACCCTCCTCAGGGCGGGCGCCTACGCCTACCGCGACAGGAAGGCCCGCAAGCGCCAGTTCCGCAAGCTCTGGGTAATCCGCATAAACGCCGCCGCCAGGGAGCGCGGCCTCTCCTACAGCCTGTTCATGAGCGGCCTCATCAAGGCCGGCGTAGAGATAGACCGCAAACAACTCGCCGAGATGGCCGTAAACGACCCCCAGTCGTTCGACAAGGTCTTCGAGACCGCCAAGTCTCAACTGCAGGCGGCGTGA
- a CDS encoding radical SAM protein yields MVSIKEKRIPETALKEPKDMRDSLFNISSRIIGREKAKFLFKVYDLARFDIFGKPKGAIGSIDVTNRCNLRCRHCYFYAHDYESEPELTDDEWIEKFEGLKKEGFPFYQCSWIGGEPLLRKSLIERGMGYFRSNMVTTNGTIELPCWPDVNFYVSLDGPRDMHDSMRGAGTYDRITKNINRPDLKILLSMVITAENHTGVEAFVDEWRERGGVKGVLFQFYTPVKGLENDDLWPHWELRDKIIDDLIRLKDKHGDFIFLPNEAFEMMRSDRCQDITRDCLFRQVSFCFDPQGREKKPCMMGPMADCSRCGCVLPFHLKCLEDKRLVLREMLMSLRRAFGRQALR; encoded by the coding sequence ATGGTAAGCATAAAAGAAAAAAGAATACCGGAAACGGCCTTAAAAGAGCCGAAAGACATGCGGGACAGCCTCTTTAATATCTCAAGCCGGATAATTGGCAGGGAGAAGGCGAAGTTCCTGTTTAAGGTCTATGACCTCGCACGTTTTGACATCTTCGGCAAACCCAAAGGGGCAATCGGCTCAATAGACGTAACCAACCGCTGCAACCTCCGTTGCCGTCATTGCTACTTCTACGCCCACGACTACGAGTCAGAACCCGAACTGACAGACGACGAATGGATAGAGAAATTCGAGGGGCTGAAAAAAGAGGGCTTTCCGTTTTATCAGTGTTCCTGGATTGGCGGAGAACCGCTCCTCAGGAAGAGCCTGATCGAAAGGGGTATGGGGTATTTCAGATCAAACATGGTCACCACCAACGGGACGATAGAACTGCCCTGCTGGCCCGACGTAAATTTCTACGTTTCCCTGGACGGACCCCGCGACATGCACGATTCCATGCGCGGCGCAGGCACGTATGACAGAATAACAAAAAACATTAACCGGCCCGACCTGAAGATATTACTCTCTATGGTAATAACCGCGGAGAACCACACCGGCGTGGAGGCCTTCGTGGATGAATGGCGCGAGAGGGGTGGTGTAAAGGGTGTGCTCTTCCAGTTTTACACCCCGGTAAAGGGCCTCGAAAACGATGACCTGTGGCCGCACTGGGAGCTGAGAGACAAGATTATAGACGACCTCATAAGGCTAAAGGACAAGCACGGCGACTTCATCTTCCTTCCTAACGAGGCGTTCGAGATGATGAGGTCCGACAGGTGTCAGGACATAACCCGTGATTGTCTCTTCCGTCAGGTGTCTTTCTGTTTCGACCCCCAGGGCCGTGAGAAAAAACCCTGCATGATGGGCCCCATGGCCGACTGCTCTCGCTGCGGCTGTGTGCTGCCGTTTCACCTCAAATGCCTTGAGGACAAACGCCTGGTCCTGAGAGAGATGCTGATGTCCCTGAGAAGGGCATTTGGGAGACAGGCGTTGCGCTAG